The following is a genomic window from Haloarcula sp. DT43.
TCGCCGCTGTCGCCGCCGAACACGGGAGGTCGTCGGCGACCGGGACCAGTCGCTCAGAGAGCGGCGCGTCGGTCTCGTCGACGGCGGCGACGCCGCGGTCACGCTGGCGAGTCGTGACCTCGACGCCGGCGGCGATGTCCGACAGAGCCATTAAAATATCCTTTCCAGTTCCGGAATTTAATGCTGTCGGTGTCTCGATAGGCGACGGCGGTCGGCCGACCGGCTACCTACCGGTTACCGGTAGGTAGTTTCGCCCGGAACGTTCCGAAACCCCGCCGCTGCATCGGTTTTTTAACCCCCGGTCCGGCCGTAGTCGTACCCATGAGCACGACAGTGACGCACTGTCCGGAATGTGATGGGTCGGTCAAACAGCAGGGCGTCGAGTCGGTCTGCAGTCACTGCGGCCTGGTCGTCGGCGAGGACGCCATCGACCCCGGGCCGGAGTGGCGCTCCTTCGACGATGACGACACCGACCGGGCACGCACGGGTGCACCGTTGACGCGGTCCCGTCACGACCGCGGCCTCTCGACGGAAATCGGCCGGTCGACGCGGCTGAAAGGACGCAAGCGCCGCCAGTTCGCCCGCCTCCGGCGCGAGCACAACCGCGCGCAGATAAGCTCGAAACGCGAGCGGAACAAGGTGTACGCCTTCACGGAAATCCGGCGTATCGTCGGTTCGATGGCGCTCTCGGACGCGATACGCGACCGGGCCTGCGTACTGTTCGAGTCCGCACAGAACGAGGACCTGCTCCAGGGGCGGACGCTGGAAGGGTTCGCGGCCGCGGCCGTCTACGCCACCTGTCGGACCGAGGGCGTCGCCCGGACCGTCGACGAACTCTGTACCGTTGCCAAGGCGACCCGGGCGGAGCTTCGGGCGGCCTACGACGCCCTGAACCGGGAGCTCGGACTGCCGACGGGGCCCATCGACCCGCGGGAGTACGTGCCGCGGTTCGCGACGGCGCTGGACCTGCCGACGGCGGTCCGACAGCGCGCGGAGGCGCTCGTCGACGAGGCGCGGGAGCGTGGGCTGGTCAGCGGGCGGAACCCGGCCGGCGTGGCGGCAGCGTGTCTCTACACCGCGGCTCGGGAGCAGGACGTGGCGCTCACACAGGCCGAGGCGGCGGCGACGGCGGACGTGACGCCGGTCACGCTGCGGGGCACCTACACCGAACTACAGGAGTAGACGGCGTCGGCGAGCGCCCGGATCGAATCCCGCGCCGGCGTCTCGGGTGCCGTTTCTCGAATCGGCTGGCCGTGCGTCTGTGCCGTCGCCAGCGGCTCGCTCTCCGGAACGGCGACGGCCGGCGCGCCGAATCGGTCCGCGACCGCGCCGGTCGCGGGAGTCGGGCCGGCGCGGTTGAGGACGACCCGGCAGAGGCCGGCGTCGAGTTCGCGGGCCAGCGCCCGGACGCGGAGCGCGTCGGCGAGGGCCGCGCCCTCCGGTGTCGTCACGAGCACCGCGGCGTCGGCGGCCGCGAGGGGGAGTCCCACGTCGGCGTGCAGGCCGGCCGGCGAGTCCACGACGACCCAGCGGTAGGTCCGCTCCAGCGCGGCGAGGACGTCCGCGATACCCCGCAGGTCGGCGCTTCGAGCGCCGGCCAGCGTCCGCCCGCAGGGAACGAGGGGCACGGGCCCGTCCTCGCGGACGGCCTCGTACGGGTCGGCGCGGTCGGCGAGAACGTCGTGGAGGTCGGGGCCGCGGCTGGAGGGGAGGTCCGCCATCCCGAGGTCGCCGTCGACGACGACGCCGCCAGCGTTCGCGGGTGCGTCCGGTCGGTCGAGCGCGTCGAGTTCCGCCGCGAGGTTGTACGCGATAGTCGACTTGCCGACGCCGCCCTTGCCGCCGGTGACCGCCAGAATCATGCGAGCCGGACCAGCGTCTCGGTCGGCACCGTGGCGGCCGCCCGGCGGTCGGCGAGCCGCTCGGCCCGCCGGGCCAGCGCCCGGAGCGTTTGCTCGTCCGCATCGCCGCGTGCCGCGACCGCCCGGGCTCCGGACAGGCCGCCGGCCGCCCGAACGGCGTCGGTCGCCGCCGGCAGCGAGTCCGCCTCGGCCAGCCGCTCGGCCCGGTCGACGCGCCGGGCGACGGTTTCGAGCCACTGCGACACGGAGTCGGGGAGGTGCTGGTCCGACCGCTGCCCTCGTACAGTCCGCGGTTCGGCCGGCGGCGGCCCCGGTTCCGACCCCTGTGCGACGGCGGTCCCGTCCGGTCGCCGACCCCGGCCTTCGGCCGCCCCCGCTGGGTCGCTCGTCGGCACGGCGTCGGCGGGCGGCGACGGGTCACCGAGTTCCCGGACGACGGCGTCGATGGAGTCGAGTCGCTCGTCCGCCGGCACGTCGTCGGGGGCGGGCTCGACGCTCGCCAACTCCGCCGGCTGGTCGGTCGGCGGGGCCGGCGTCGCGTACCCGAGGGCGTGCGTGCCCGGGCCGACGACCCCGTCGAAGCCGTTCTCGGTCCAGCCGGCCTCGGGGACGCCCTGTCGTCTCGGCGGCCAGAGGGGGCCGTCGAGGCGGTTCCGGACGGTGATACGAGTCGGTTCGGCGATGTCGTCGACGGTCGCCGTGACGAGCGTCACGCCGTCGACCCGCTCGGCGCGACAGTCGAAGCTAACCATAGGGACGGTGCCCCGGTCCTGCAGTTTAAACCTCAGCAGCGGACGACCGGTGCATCGAGACAGTCCGCCGCGGCCGTCGGGGTCCCGAACCGGTCCGTTTCGAGGACCACCGGTGCGGGCGTCCGAGCGACCCGGAGGACGGCCAGGGCGGCCGTCACGGGGTCCGCCTCGAACGGGTCGTCGGGAAGCGGCCCCGGAACAGTTTCGACGGCCCGGGCGAACGCACCGGCACACCGGTCGACGAGTGTCGCTCGGGCGCTCCGCCGGAGGTTGGCCAGTTCGTCGGACAGTCGCCGCTGTTCCGCCAGCGCGTCCCGATAGGCGCGTGCTCGCTCCCGGCGGAGTTCGCGCGTCTCCCTGGCGGCGGCCCGGCGCGTCTCCCGCTCGCTCAGTTCCGTCGCGGCGTCCCGGAGCGCGGCCTGTGCCGGTCCCTCGTCCGCCCCGACCGCCCTGCGAGCGGCGAGCCGACCGCGGTGGGCAGCGACTGTCTCCCGCAGGTCGTCGACGGTCGCCGCCGGAACCGGGTCGACGGGGTCCGGGAGGTCCGGCGGCGAACAGTCGAGGTCGGCCAACTGGGCACGGCACTCGGCGATAGCCTCGTCCTGCGGCGTCTCGTGCCCCTGCGACCGGGCGGCGGCCGCGAGCGCGGTCCGCGTTCGCAGCCCCATCGACGAACGGACGTGGCCGGCGTAGGCGTATACGGCCGGCGGCTCCGGGCAGGAGACGGCCGGGAGACACCGCTGCCCGCGGATGCCCGCGGCGAGGGCCGTCCCATCGACCGGGCGAGGCCGGAGGTCGACGACAGCGCCCGTGTACGTGGTCCCGGCGACGCGGAGCTTCACAGGTCGACGCCCCGGAGTTGCTCCGGGGCCGGGAGGTCACGGCCCGACGCGAACCGCTCGTAGGGCGTCGCCGGCTCCGTCCGCGCCTCGTAGCGCCTGGCCGCCTCGCGGACGCGCTCCGGCACGTCCGCCGGCTCGAACGGCTCGACGCGTTCTAGCTGGACGTCAAGCCCGTGTTTCTCGTGGAGCCGGAGCGCCTGGAAGGCCCCGAACTCGGTTCCGGAAAGCAGCGCCG
Proteins encoded in this region:
- a CDS encoding MinD/ParA family ATP-binding protein — its product is MILAVTGGKGGVGKSTIAYNLAAELDALDRPDAPANAGGVVVDGDLGMADLPSSRGPDLHDVLADRADPYEAVREDGPVPLVPCGRTLAGARSADLRGIADVLAALERTYRWVVVDSPAGLHADVGLPLAAADAAVLVTTPEGAALADALRVRALARELDAGLCRVVLNRAGPTPATGAVADRFGAPAVAVPESEPLATAQTHGQPIRETAPETPARDSIRALADAVYSCSSV
- a CDS encoding DUF7856 family protein, translating into MKLRVAGTTYTGAVVDLRPRPVDGTALAAGIRGQRCLPAVSCPEPPAVYAYAGHVRSSMGLRTRTALAAAARSQGHETPQDEAIAECRAQLADLDCSPPDLPDPVDPVPAATVDDLRETVAAHRGRLAARRAVGADEGPAQAALRDAATELSERETRRAAARETRELRRERARAYRDALAEQRRLSDELANLRRSARATLVDRCAGAFARAVETVPGPLPDDPFEADPVTAALAVLRVARTPAPVVLETDRFGTPTAAADCLDAPVVRC
- a CDS encoding DUF7857 domain-containing protein, which translates into the protein MVSFDCRAERVDGVTLVTATVDDIAEPTRITVRNRLDGPLWPPRRQGVPEAGWTENGFDGVVGPGTHALGYATPAPPTDQPAELASVEPAPDDVPADERLDSIDAVVRELGDPSPPADAVPTSDPAGAAEGRGRRPDGTAVAQGSEPGPPPAEPRTVRGQRSDQHLPDSVSQWLETVARRVDRAERLAEADSLPAATDAVRAAGGLSGARAVAARGDADEQTLRALARRAERLADRRAAATVPTETLVRLA
- a CDS encoding DUF7855 family protein; this encodes MLLVVTYSRAARRDLRNACRAHEDCVVRQFGRAALLSGTEFGAFQALRLHEKHGLDVQLERVEPFEPADVPERVREAARRYEARTEPATPYERFASGRDLPAPEQLRGVDL
- a CDS encoding transcription initiation factor IIB, with the translated sequence MSTTVTHCPECDGSVKQQGVESVCSHCGLVVGEDAIDPGPEWRSFDDDDTDRARTGAPLTRSRHDRGLSTEIGRSTRLKGRKRRQFARLRREHNRAQISSKRERNKVYAFTEIRRIVGSMALSDAIRDRACVLFESAQNEDLLQGRTLEGFAAAAVYATCRTEGVARTVDELCTVAKATRAELRAAYDALNRELGLPTGPIDPREYVPRFATALDLPTAVRQRAEALVDEARERGLVSGRNPAGVAAACLYTAAREQDVALTQAEAAATADVTPVTLRGTYTELQE